One Desulfuromonadales bacterium genomic window carries:
- a CDS encoding DUF2007 domain-containing protein, with protein MKKLHAFGIGERPLALLLKELLEGEGIACLIRNEELFAAMGEIPFVELYPELWVIDDEIYPRARVLVDGWLQTDAHKPEPWVCPGCGERLEGQFGACWKCGRERA; from the coding sequence ATGAAGAAGCTGCATGCCTTCGGTATCGGCGAGCGTCCCTTGGCCCTGCTGCTCAAGGAGTTGCTGGAAGGGGAGGGGATTGCCTGCCTGATTCGCAACGAGGAGCTCTTCGCTGCGATGGGAGAAATCCCTTTTGTCGAACTTTACCCTGAATTATGGGTGATCGATGACGAAATCTATCCGCGGGCCAGGGTGCTGGTCGACGGCTGGCTGCAGACCGATGCGCACAAGCCGGAGCCTTGGGTCTGCCCAGGCTGCGGTGAGAGGCTCGAGGGACAGTTCGGAGCGTGCTGGAAGTGCGGCAGAGAGAGGGCGTGA